In Bombyx mori chromosome 15, ASM3026992v2, the sequence TTGTTTCGATTTTCAATGCTAGCCGCGATATTTTTCACAATGGAGCCTCGTATTTTAGGTACATTTGTATTGTCATCAGATTGCAGTGAACGTGGTAGTGGCATCGGTTTTACGTCGTTTGTTTTAGTAATAATAGGTTCATATTCGTTACTGTATATACTTTGCACTTCATATTGGAAACCTTGAACAGTGTTAGGTACTTCGTAGCTATGTTCGGAGGCCGTTTCTAAGCTGAATTTGACGATTTTGTGGGCACGTTTTTCAGCACGCGGTAAAGTATGATTGGTCATGTTGGACCTAACTTTTTCATCATACGATATGCTGTTGAGTGTTGAAAATTGGACTCGTTTCGTAGAAGCTTTCGGGCTCGGCACCTCACTCGATTTGGAGTTATCGTTACTGCTGTCATCTAAGGAGTTTTGAAGCAAAATTTGATTAACGCACTCCAAAACAGGATTGTTTTTGTATATTTCATTTGGCGGGCACTCGTCAGCGTCACTGGTGCTGGCGTACCAGTTTTCATTGATATCAGCATTTTCAGCTTGCTTGCTCAAGCTCGATTCTAAGCTAGTGTTTTCATTTTCGAAACGTGAGTCATAAATTTCATTACCTCTGcttcttaatattttattgcaaaGAACTTCGTTTTGAGCTGATACAACATCTGTTATTGGGATTCCGCCATGAAAACTAGACGTTAAGAGATCATCAGTAGATTTTGATTTATAATGTAGAGTTGATTTGCGTTCCATACATTCGGACTCTTGTTCTTGGTCACTGACATTACAATACCACGGTTTTTCTTGTTTCTCTTCGTTAAGCACATTGTTGAGGAAAAGTTGTCTATTTGCTTTGATTTCATCAGACGCCTGTCTTTTGATACCGTGCATTACTTCCATCTTAGCAGAATAGGTTTTGACTCCATCAGCGATTTTACTATCTAATTCCTTTTTTGCAGCTTCACCGATGAGTTGGTCGATTTTCAGAGAAGCTTTCCGGATGTCGTTTGCTATTTGATTTGCGGTGACGTCATGCTCATCTTGATTAATTTGGTAGCCCATAGATTCTTCAGCGCTGCTACTGTTATTAACTTGAGCACCGTAATTCTTCTGGGGATTTTCATGgtacttattattttttcgaCCAGAATATTTTCTCGATCTCCTGAAGACGTCTCGTCTGACAAATGCTTGTTTGTTTTTGATAAAAGTACCTTTGCTACCGAGACTGGTGCAATTGCCTTCTTCGCTGGAACTAGTGTTGTAGACCAGTTCCGATTTAGGTAGTTGAAAGCTTTTGCTTAGTCTAGTGTTTTTCTGGAAGGCAGGTGGGGAATTCCTCTCACGATAACTACAACTccttacaaaattattttggaacCTGGAGTCTGTGCTCTCCAAGCTTTGGAACTCTGGATCAGTCTCAATATTAGTTTGTTCACTAGTGAATCCGAGGATTTGTTGGCAGTTGCTGCAGTAGGATTTACGCGCTTTTAACTTGCTGATTTCTTCTTGTTGtgccttaattattttttctttttgttgaaGTGCCACGTGTATCTGCTTCTGTTCTCTGGTAAGACGCGACTCCAATAGAACCAATGAACGTAGAACCAAAGCTAATTGGTCTTGCCTCATCCGCCTTTCTTGCACAGCTTGCTTATCCCTTTCGACAAGTGCTTGATTGGCTTCGACCAGTTGATGTCTTTGTTTGAGGACCGACTCTGATTGCTGTTGAAGCGCGTTCCTGACGGCGTCCAACTCCCGCCGGAGCTCCATCGCTTCTGAACTGCTATCCATCTGGAAGAATAGAAAATGTTCatgaaaaaaaagttatattgcGTGAAAATtagtcactacatagtataaaacaaagtcgctttctctgtccctataactctatgtatgcttaaatctttaaaactacgcaacggattttgatgcggttttttttaatagatagagtgattgaagaggaaagtttatatgtaaCTACTAATAactaataacatccattaaataatgaagaaattaataattaattacagtttccgaagcgaagcgagggcgggtcgctaattactataataataataatgacagaaATAACCCGAGGGACATCAAAAGAAATTACAACAGTCAAGTTTTTGTGCCCAAACAGATTAAAGTTGCTTAGTAAATGTCAAGAACGATTTGGATACCGTTTTAAAAGAAACTATTGTCATTAATGATGATGCGCCATTGATCGacaaatttgtttcttaacgaTCGTTATCTTTGTAAATATAACAATGTTTTGCTTGATCAAAGTCCACGAGCGTTGCAATTATTGCGAAATGAGGTCAACGGCGAAAAAAGTAttctaattaaaatgaaaatgtattacataaaaaatgcGGAATCTAGTATATTATTGCCTCTTCGTGAAATTCAAATCTTTATACATAAATCACAACGCCAGAAAAGGATGTGTTTATTTAGATACTAGACTTGCCTATCGATCTCGCCATCATTAAATGTGTAACTCAAAAAGACATGAAACACGTTAAATTTTTAAGAGATCAGTAGTTAGTGGCTTTATGATTCTCTGGTTCATGAACATATCCCATAACCCAAGGACGGCCGGTCGTAAAACCAAATCCTTATTGCAGCATCACAAGAGAACATCATATCGAAGTccttgtggcctaaaggataatacacCAGGTGTATTGGTATCGGGCGATGCGAatgtgccgatgttcgaatcccgccggcaggtacctttttttctaatgaaatacatacgtacttaacaaatgttcacgaatgacttccacggtctaGGAAtagcatcgcgtaataaaaatcaaagccgctaaaaattataatgtgtatattaactggtggtaggtcgtcttgtgagtccggacgggtaggtaccaccgcccttcccatttctgtcgtgaagcagtaatgcagtttggtttgaagggtagggcagccgttgtactgtaaaactgaggcttaaaactcatgtctcaatgtgggtggcggcattttcgttgttgatgtctgtgggctctggtaatcacttaataccaaatAGGTCGTGGGCTTGTCCACCCGACTAAGCAATAAGATAACATGCTGCGCCGACACCGTATAATAAGGGATacggattaaaaataaaaaacgtggcCCAGAACTTGTCATTTTCTGTGGGTGGAAGTTTCATATGTTTCATTCATTCAGTCTATAAactgatgtatggaaatggtagtgcaaggtagagggaagaggtcgaccgaagaagacatggatggtgtgtgaatgacgatatgagagggagaggagtgagtgttgagatgacggctgatacaAGAGAATGGTacagaaaaattagctgtgccgaccccacctagtgggataaggtggagaaaaagaagaagtgaaACTGTCTTTGTACGAAATTTCATATAAATTCGTTCTGCCATTTTCGTGAAATTAACTTGACAAATAAACAGACAAACTTTCAAATTTATAAcattaagtatagattattcGAACTCTAAGGTTTCTGTTACccaatgtaatatatttttgcaCGGAAATTCGAAATATTacaaaatctaattttattttatttgcattcATTTAAGTCTATATGCAATCTATTTTTAAgttatatatatacatgtacTATAATATGGCTTATGTCATTGGAAATTTTTGCGTTGGCAAACGATTAAAttcgaaaaatataattaatctgAATCCATTTCTGTTGCCGGCatattatacttaaataaaaatgaagtgtctgtttgtttgtcttCACTGATCTCCAAAACCTCTGTACCTATTCCTAGTGCACTTATTTATattcacagttttttttatatacggtTGGAAGAACTCAATGCGCGTCTGGTGATAAGTGTTTTCCGGAgtacatagacatcacaatgagaattatttttcttacctaagctgatggtctaggggaccatatcagcgtcaccgtgctagtaggtgagctcacgggactcaaacctgacgatgttgctaacacgaactctagcaagagtcgtgcttcacagaatctaccaccggatcggaaacgcgacccactgagaagatctggcgagaaactcagtgggctgtgtctgggagttaatttactcgtcgagcccttcgtcgcaagcgacgggttcgacgagaacgattaccggtgcttggggtacctaaaagcaccgttagtgaatcgggaggatccgagatgacgcgGTTAAAAAAAACGGACGGCGATAATCCAAGTAATCAGAATCAGCGCTCCTGACGTCAAGCGTATAAATTTCTACAAGACGCGCGGACTACAAAGCGCTAATTTACCACGGACGACGAATCATTAGGTTATTCATGAACGTATAGTATGTGTTACATAAATTCGGTTACTTACTAAGCTAATGATAGTGAGTAGGTAATTAAACTGATATAACTTGCCTTGAATGGCAAACACGGAACGGATGTCACAGTCGTTGACTCTAGATAGCGTTAAACGTAGTACGTTATTTCGGAATAGTAGTTTTCGTTCATGCCTAAACGTAACTTCTTCTTTTTCAAGCCCTGTCCATCCAATCAATGATGGATTAAGGCTTGACGCCGCCCTAGGCCCTGTTTATCGCGCCGCCCTTAATGTTAgaataaactttattaattttggtccaatatttttattttaaactagctgacccggcagacttcgtagtgcctcaatcggtaaatgaaagacctaaacttttgtataaaataaacttaaaacaaacaaaaggaatccgtccgacggaggacacaatgaacgaaaaacaaaattgtaatttttatttaattccgagcattttcatatttatttaccttttaaaccttctctagacttcgacaaataattcaagaccaaaattagccaaatcggtccagccgttctcgggttttagcgag encodes:
- the LOC101740930 gene encoding uncharacterized protein LOC101740930, translating into MMKFSTGSSSSSLASDSLSRKSTLCIYTEVDGPVVPPPCERMDSSSEAMELRRELDAVRNALQQQSESVLKQRHQLVEANQALVERDKQAVQERRMRQDQLALVLRSLVLLESRLTREQKQIHVALQQKEKIIKAQQEEISKLKARKSYCSNCQQILGFTSEQTNIETDPEFQSLESTDSRFQNNFVRSCSYRERNSPPAFQKNTRLSKSFQLPKSELVYNTSSSEEGNCTSLGSKGTFIKNKQAFVRRDVFRRSRKYSGRKNNKYHENPQKNYGAQVNNSSSAEESMGYQINQDEHDVTANQIANDIRKASLKIDQLIGEAAKKELDSKIADGVKTYSAKMEVMHGIKRQASDEIKANRQLFLNNVLNEEKQEKPWYCNVSDQEQESECMERKSTLHYKSKSTDDLLTSSFHGGIPITDVVSAQNEVLCNKILRSRGNEIYDSRFENENTSLESSLSKQAENADINENWYASTSDADECPPNEIYKNNPVLECVNQILLQNSLDDSSNDNSKSSEVPSPKASTKRVQFSTLNSISYDEKVRSNMTNHTLPRAEKRAHKIVKFSLETASEHSYEVPNTVQGFQYEVQSIYSNEYEPIITKTNDVKPMPLPRSLQSDDNTNVPKIRGSIVKNIAASIENRNNTPQDRRSENEPGSMKIFNKRKVPRTPPALPPKPKNLSAKWKTENTVKSMTEPLDSEAVAANQRVADVKMRKVGQVATTITIEPDYCSISEINVPVVSNGKRELLLTQPTVEIHSEQYPVHVKNQKNSVAKVVSLPRIQNKSSDNDIPKLPQVTEIIIPDEDEKPNEDQTGTVNRSTDGYLSNFSMHALQPKLEPRASIQMGNSVSSILTEINKGVKIGGKQINLTDLDRQFNRGPERNQSNGELHKAEYFDDIDKFDLSQNFEEFKIDDELGSIVAEEYRISSGSSDGSISDMVTEHLTNVPEKEIQHNTENNDDNASESFFDNNEGSANRPSSKNAKLSNKPDLLSNIENLETESVRNSDIESSNSSGSNSGSYNTVKCEPRMVISNHEKNAAKTKSSFDFFLETSGLSSKSLFTANRIYLGMRPPSANHKSVLKPKDIKMRVKNPITTNKINEKSMTTAIKYFEPYV